The Bacillota bacterium genome includes a window with the following:
- a CDS encoding TOBE domain-containing protein, producing LDEPLSALDAPARETLREELRAVLERLGVTAVYVTHDRLEALVLGDRLALLERGRLVEEGPRGELFARPRTPFAARFLGMENLWPARVEAPAEGGRLRLRAGGLALEAAPPAGCEAAWRERWRPGRAAILGIRPERVRLAGRGAAGAAAANRLPARLERLAPQGAFDRLHLRAGAGEGLPLVADLPAGLAAEAGLGAGGRLEVELPPEALHLMEDEGRREGGTDG from the coding sequence TGCTGGACGAGCCGCTCTCGGCGCTGGACGCGCCGGCGCGGGAGACGCTGCGCGAGGAGCTGCGGGCGGTGCTGGAAAGGCTGGGCGTCACCGCCGTCTACGTGACGCACGACCGGCTGGAGGCGCTGGTGCTGGGCGACCGCCTCGCCCTTCTGGAGCGCGGCCGCCTGGTGGAGGAGGGGCCGCGCGGGGAGCTCTTCGCGCGCCCGCGGACGCCCTTCGCCGCCCGCTTCCTGGGGATGGAGAACCTCTGGCCGGCGCGGGTGGAGGCGCCGGCGGAGGGCGGGCGGCTGCGCCTGCGGGCCGGCGGACTGGCGCTGGAGGCGGCGCCGCCGGCCGGGTGCGAGGCGGCCTGGCGGGAGCGGTGGCGCCCGGGCCGGGCGGCCATCTTGGGCATCCGGCCCGAGCGGGTGCGGCTGGCGGGGCGGGGCGCGGCAGGGGCGGCGGCCGCCAACCGGCTCCCGGCGAGGCTGGAGCGCCTGGCGCCGCAGGGCGCCTTCGACCGCCTGCACCTGCGCGCGGGAGCGGGGGAGGGGCTGCCGCTGGTGGCCGACCTGCCGGCGGGACTGGCCGCGGAGGCGGGCCTCGGCGCCGGCGGGCGGCTGGAGGTGGAGCTGCCGCCCGAAGCGCTCCACCTGATGGAGGACGAAGGACGGAGGGAGGGCGGGACGGATGGCTGA
- a CDS encoding alpha/beta hydrolase: MAERLRALDLPLGGGGVRLLANFEPGAAGGGPWLLALHGAGGEAGHWAPLLERLGEAGLAALAADLPGHGGSSPLPGEASVEAYAAWLGRLLEALAAAWPALGAPWLAGHSMGGAVAQEAALRFPERLAGLVLVATGARLRVAPALLEELEAGGWPPLLRAPEAEGGGGSAPGEGRLLRLREDLLACDRFDRRAEVAAIRLPTLVLQGGEDPLTPPRYGRFLAETIPGARLELVEGAGHFLQLEAPEACARAILAAVRPSPGASAARR, translated from the coding sequence ATGGCTGAGCGGTTGCGCGCGCTGGACCTGCCGCTGGGCGGGGGCGGGGTCCGCCTCCTGGCCAACTTCGAGCCGGGCGCCGCCGGCGGCGGGCCCTGGCTGCTGGCGCTGCACGGCGCGGGGGGCGAGGCGGGCCACTGGGCGCCGCTGTTGGAGCGGCTGGGCGAGGCGGGGCTGGCGGCGCTGGCGGCCGACCTGCCCGGCCACGGCGGCAGCTCCCCGCTGCCCGGGGAGGCGAGCGTGGAGGCCTACGCCGCCTGGCTGGGCCGCCTGCTGGAGGCGCTGGCGGCCGCCTGGCCGGCGCTGGGGGCGCCGTGGCTGGCGGGTCACTCCATGGGCGGCGCGGTCGCCCAGGAAGCCGCCCTTCGCTTTCCGGAACGGCTGGCGGGCCTGGTCCTGGTGGCGACGGGGGCGCGCCTGCGCGTCGCGCCCGCCCTTCTGGAGGAGCTGGAGGCGGGAGGATGGCCGCCTCTCCTCCGCGCGCCGGAGGCGGAGGGGGGCGGGGGGAGCGCGCCCGGAGAGGGCCGGCTGCTGCGGCTGCGCGAGGACCTGCTGGCCTGCGACCGTTTCGACCGCCGCGCCGAGGTGGCGGCCATCCGGCTGCCGACGCTGGTGCTGCAGGGCGGGGAGGATCCGCTGACGCCGCCCCGCTACGGGCGCTTCCTGGCCGAGACGATCCCCGGCGCGCGGCTGGAGCTGGTGGAGGGGGCGGGCCACTTCCTCCAGCTGGAGGCTCCGGAGGCCTGCGCGCGCGCCATCCTGGCCGCGGTCAGGCCATCTCCCGGAGCGTCCGCAGCCAGGCGCTGA
- a CDS encoding alpha/beta fold hydrolase, protein MVGEPLERRVREPEPGAARPPLVLLMHGYGSNEEDLLALASAWPGLRVVSARGPLELGPGAYAWFGFRGPALEVEAAGFLEALGRLERLFDELCERYAPGRRQVVVGGFSQGAMMAAALALRRPAQVGALLMMSGRLPPEELLEAARAPGAGAAPAPGKGRARPLEGLEALLTHGREDPLIPPSEAERTRDRLEALGAHVTLRLYAMGHQVNEEAAEAVSAWLRTLREMA, encoded by the coding sequence ATGGTTGGGGAACCGCTGGAGCGGCGCGTCCGCGAGCCGGAGCCCGGCGCCGCGCGCCCGCCGCTGGTCCTGCTGATGCACGGCTACGGGAGCAACGAGGAGGACCTGCTGGCGCTGGCCTCCGCCTGGCCCGGCCTGCGCGTGGTCTCGGCCCGGGGGCCGCTGGAGCTGGGCCCCGGCGCCTACGCCTGGTTCGGCTTCCGCGGGCCGGCTCTGGAGGTGGAGGCGGCCGGCTTTCTCGAGGCCCTGGGACGGCTGGAGCGGCTCTTCGACGAGCTGTGCGAGCGCTACGCCCCCGGGCGCCGGCAGGTGGTGGTGGGCGGCTTCAGCCAGGGAGCCATGATGGCTGCGGCGCTCGCCCTGCGCCGCCCCGCGCAGGTGGGCGCCCTGCTGATGATGAGCGGGCGGCTGCCGCCCGAGGAGCTGCTGGAAGCGGCGCGGGCGCCGGGGGCCGGGGCGGCGCCCGCTCCCGGGAAGGGGCGGGCGCGGCCGCTGGAGGGGCTGGAGGCACTCCTCACCCACGGCCGCGAGGATCCGCTCATCCCGCCTTCCGAGGCGGAGCGGACGCGCGACCGTCTCGAGGCGCTAGGCGCCCACGTCACCCTCCGCCTCTACGCCATGGGCCACCAGGTGAACGAGGAGGCGGCGGAGGCGGTCAGCGCCTGGCTGCGGACGCTCCGGGAGATGGCCTGA